Proteins from a genomic interval of Mesobacillus sp. S13:
- a CDS encoding response regulator transcription factor has product MEKRVLVAEDEQRISQLLKMYLERESFVVEVADNGEAALEKAMQDSFDVIILDILMPGMNGFSVLEEIRKTKDIPVIMLSAKGEAHDLKRGEELGASEYILKPFSPKEVVSKIKELLN; this is encoded by the coding sequence ATGGAAAAGAGAGTGCTAGTTGCTGAGGATGAACAAAGAATTAGCCAATTATTAAAAATGTACCTAGAAAGAGAATCGTTTGTGGTTGAAGTTGCAGACAACGGAGAAGCAGCTTTGGAAAAAGCAATGCAGGATTCCTTTGATGTCATTATCCTGGACATCCTAATGCCTGGAATGAATGGTTTTTCTGTGTTGGAAGAAATCAGGAAAACAAAAGATATACCTGTCATCATGCTTTCAGCTAAAGGGGAAGCCCATGACCTTAAACGAGGAGAAGAATTGGGAGCCAGCGAATACATTCTAAAACCGTTCAGCCCTAAAGAAGTAGTGTCGAAAATAAAAGAGCTTTTAAACTAA